CAGGCTTGAGTTCAGCCTGCAATTTCTGCTGGATAGTATCTGCAACTGACATAAGTAATTCCCAATGACTCCTTGAATGGCGGCAGGTTACTTGCTCAGGATACAAAGATCAATCTACAAAGAATAATGACTGATTCACTGACTGTGAAAGTACGGAATTAACTGACGAAAGGTGAAGTTAATGCGCGGCTCTTGTAATTTTAAGCGCTTAGGTAAGGCATGTTGCCATTGCTGCTGCATGGGCCAACGCATTAAAAGCAAATCGCCACTTTCCAACTGTAACCGTATTTTCTCATGTGTTTGCCGGGAACGAATATCAAAATCTCGGGCGGCACCAATTGTTACTGAAGCAATATCGCTCCCCGGTTGCAGCTCTGGCTCATCATCACTGTGCCAGCCCATACAGTCACGCCCATCCGCATATCGGTTTACCAGCACACCATTGCTCTGAAACTGGAAATCACGCTGTAACATCAGCCGTAAACGTTGACAATACTTTGGCCAAGCAAGTGCTCTCACCATCATACCGGAATACAGATAGTCACATCCTAGATCACCAAACCAAACCTGAGTTCTAGGGATCGGATGCGGTTTCCCGAAAACCTCTACCACGGGCTTTTGTAATGGGTACATGAGCGCTTCTTGCCATAAAATTTGCTGTTGTGCCTGACTAAGGTAGCCCCGCACCAACAACATCGGGGGGGCATTGAAAGTCTCCCGCTGCCGCTCACCAGCACCATCGAACAACAGCTCTGATTGCTGGGGTATTTTCGCCATAGCTGTCGATTCCATATAAGGAAGTCGCTATTCACAGAGGCTTCTGCGATAATTCGCGACAATTTTTCGGTGAATCAACGTTTATAATGGCTCAGTTCTCATTTGCAAACCAGGTACTGGAACTACAACGCTATCCCACTAATCAGCAGACCAACCTGCAAGCATGGGATGCTGCTGACGAACACCTGTTACATATGCTGGATGAGCGAGCCCTACCGGCATCAGTCATGATGCTAAATGATAATTTTGGTGCACTGTTGTGCGCATTAAAATCCAGACAATCAGATTTACGCTGTCTGTGGATTTCCGATGCAGCCACATCTCACTACGGTGCGGCCCAGAATCTCAGTCAAAATTGCCTGCCGACTGCGGATATTCAGTGGCTGGTAGAAGCGCCTGAAAAAATCGATAGCAAGCAATTGACCTTGATGAAATTACCGAAAAACCTCAATTATTTCGCCTGGCAACTCACACAACTGTCCAGAGTGTTACCTGCGGGAAGTGAGCTGTTTATCGGTGCCAAAGCAAAATCCATCAATCCACCGCTGCTGCAACTCATCGCCCAGTGTTTTGGCCCTGCAAGTGCCAGTCTGGCCTGGAAGAAAACGCGTGTTATTACGGCAGTTGCTGATGGTAAATTGCGACCAGAAATTGCCCCACAGTGCTGGCCGGTGCCGGAATATAAACTGCAACTTTCTAATTTGAGCAATGTTTTTGCGGCCAACAAATTGGATATAGGGGCTCGTCTGATGCTGCAACACATGCCACAGGGAAATTTCCAACAGGTTATCGATCTTGGTTGTGGCAATGGCATATTGGGGTTACGAGCAGCACAGTTGTTTCCACAGGCGCACATTCATTTTGTCGATGATTCTGCACAAGCAATTGCTTCAGCGCAGCAGAACTGGCAATTGAATAATTTAGCCGCCGAAAAAGGTCATTTTTACTGGGATGACTGTCTGACGAATCTGCCAGCGGACATTGAGACAGACCTAATCCTCTGTAATCCCCCGTTTCATCAGGGGGAAGCGATTACCGATCACATCGCCTGGCAGATGTTTGTAGATGCTAAACAACGTTTACGAGCCGGAGGATTATTACAAGTCGTCGGCAACCGCCATTTAGGCTATCACGTCAAACTCAAGCGCCTTTTTGGCAACTCTACTACGGTTGCCAGCAATCAAAAGTTTGTGATCTTACAAGCCGTAAAATAATCCGCATTTAAACTGTTACAAAAAAAACATTACAACGTTACAAATATGTAACCATCTCTGGTATTTTGTCAGTTTTCCCCCGAGCGCTGAAAAGGAGCTTCATACATGCGTTCTTTACTTTTATCGTTTTGCTTTCTGCTATTAATAATATCTTCTGCAACTCATGGGCAGGAGTTGTATGAAAAATATGCATCATTGCCTATTATGGAAAACCTCAGCCTTTCTCCAGATGGCAATAAACTCGCTGCAATATATAACACACCCAATGGGCCTCAAGTGGTATTAATGGATTTTCCATCCGTGGAATTTACCCCACTAGTTCAACTAAAAAAGGCTAGAGACCGCATCGAATATGTTGTCTGGTCAGGTAATCGCTATCTGATAGTCGCGCTAAGTTATCCAGAATACAGCACTGGCGATTACTTTCGTATCAACCGTTTATATCGTATTGATTTAGAAACCAAAGAAACCAGAGAACTTACGGATAAGCGTTTCTCCCAAAAAAGTTACTATAAGTACGTCAACTTTAATCTTGTCTCAGCTTTAAAGAATGACCCAGAACATATTCTGATATCTGCATATGATGAGTTGGATAAAGGCATAAGTGTCTATAAAGTTAATCTGGCGGACAGTGATTTTGATAAAATCATTGTTAACAATTATGAAATTGATAGCTGGTATGCCGATAATCACGGTGTGGTGCGGCTTGGGCTGCAATGGGAAAAAGATAAATCCACTGACGAACATAAATTCACTACTTGGTATCGAAATGCAGATGGTGAACCAATGAAAGCACTGCATACGGTAATTATTGGAAAATCAGAAACGTTTGATGTCATGGGCTTGAATGATGATGGTAGTAAGGCCTATGTATTAAGTGATCGCATCAACAATAGGGAGTCTTTGTGGTTGTATGATATTCCCAATAATAAATTTGAACGGGAAGTATATAGCAATCCCCAATATGATTTACGTGGAGCACTAATTAACAATGAAGGCGAATTAGCCGGTGTATTTTATTATGATGACTACTTACGCCAACATTATTTTTCTGATGCAGATGCTAAACAAACAATGCTCGCCAAAAAGCTGTTAGCGGGGATGGAAAGTTCAATAGTCACTAGCTCTCGCGATAAACAGCGTTTCATTATTGAGGCAGAGTCCACCTCAAAGCTACCTACCTACTTTTATGTGGATTTACGTACTAAAAAGGCCGGGGCCTGGCTATCTAAATACCCACTGTTAAACCATGAAGCTCTTGCGGTGCCACAAAACATCAAATTTAAGGCCAGTGATGGCATGGAGCTAAACGGCTATCTGACAATACCTGCTAATATTGAAAAGCCACCTTTAGTTGTGTTTCCCCATGGAGGACCACATTCCCGGGACTATAAATATTTTGATCCATTTGTGCAGTTTTTTGCGGCTAAAGGATATGCCGTGTTGCAAGTAAACTTTCGTGGTTCAGAAGGGTTTGGTAATGCTTATCAAACTGCCGGATATTATGAATGGGGCAAACGGATGCAGCGGGTTGTAGACGATGCCATGGACTACGTGGTATCAAACTTTCCAGTATCGAAAAACCAAGCCTGTATGGTAGGTGCGAGCTATGGGGGCTATGTCGCCTTAACTGAAGCATTTCAACAACCAGATCGTTATAAATGCTACGTCAGTATCGCAGGTATTAGTGATTTAGAAGCCGATATCGCCCATGAGAAAAAAATGAAGGTTTATGTAGGTAATATCATCAAAGAGGAAAGCCGAGATGCCTTAGCGGCACTTGGAGATGTATCAGCGATAAATCATATAGATGAAATTAAAGCGCCTATTCTATTAATTCATGGCACCAAGGATACTCAGGTTAACTACCACCAATCCTCTGATTTTTATGATAAGGCTCGTCGTAAAATTGATATTAAATATATTGAGCTTAAAGATACCACCCATTATTTAGACGACCCCACTGGTAGAACGGCGACATTTAAAGCGCTGGATGAGTTTCTCAGTAAATATCTCTGATAATTCATGAAACAAGGCCTGACATCGTCAGGCCTTTTAGTTTGCAATTAACGTCGTCTCCAGGCAAGCAACCCCAATACAATTACTCCCGCAGCAGACATACTCCCGGCATTAACGGTCACCAATGCCCCGCCATTATTATTGTAATTATCCCGGTCACGACTTTGCAGCGGCAACGCATAGAGACTATTCAGATCATAGCTGCTTACAGTAGCGACTATATCACTGTACCCCACTTCATAGAGGTCAATCAGCACATCATAGTGATCTGTCGGATAGCCAGTTTCCAATGAAGTTGTGACTTGATAGCTGTCGTATGAACTATCTCCCTGCAGATAAAATACGTCCGTGGTATAAAAATGCATCCAGTCACCGCCATTTCTACTGAGATATAACTCTGCATATACAGGGACGCTTTCAGTAACATCCGCACCATAGACATCCGCATCAATATCTAAAGAAAAACTATGGTAAAAGCCATCATAGTTATCATCAGCTAAAAGATAGGTCGCAACATCATAAAAGCTAAATTCGTGGTAATAATTATGAGCACTGAACGAGGATATTTTTTGGGCTGATTTACTGCCGCTGTTATTATCAGCGACTTTAGCCGCAATAATCTGCTCGCGGGTCTGTACTAAAATGTTGGTCTCGGTTGCCTGTTGTAACTGACTGACAGCCTCTTCGCGTAATTGCGCTTCATCAGCTGACTCAACCGCTTTGTAATCAACGGATTTGGTGGTCGCCGCATAACTGCTTCCAGCCCATATCAGCAATAACGCCATGGAGGTAATTACATTCACTTTAGTCATTAGGTTGGCCTCTTATGACACAATTGTTGGGTATCATTAAAACGATTGCTTGATGAACACAACATGAATGACAACAGTCAGCCAGTGTTCATCTTCAACACGGATAATAAAACGCAAGTTCGCTGTACAAATTTTAGCAACAGCATAAGTTTGCACACTGCACAGGATCTTTTAAACTGGTCATATTGATTCAGACGGGACCATAATATGAGTTTGAGTAAACGCAACAATCCAAAAGAGATCAAGCTATTAGGCAGCCTGATATTGCTGCTTGGATTGTCGTTATCCAGTCCAGTTCTGCACGCCAAACAGCCCAATAACAACCGCCAGGGAAAACCACAAAATCAGCTTGTGGTTCGTAGTAATAATCAGGCGGCACAAATAGTGAAAAGTCGTTATGGCGGAAAAGTATTAAAAGTCGAGTCAACCAGGATGAACGGAGATCCCGGGTATCGAGTGAAATTACTGACCGAAAACGGCCGTATCATTTATGTTTCGGTCAATGCCGCCAGCGGCCGCATCGATAAATGACAGGGAGGAGTTTATGCGCTTGCTATTAGTGGAAGACGATGTGTCGCTGCAAGCCAACCTTAAACAGCATCTGGAAGAGGCTAATTTTGGTGTCGATTGCGCCACCGATGGTGAGGAAGGTTTATTTCTTGCCAGCGAATATCCCTATGATGCGGCTATCATCGATGTTGGTTTACCCAAGCTCAATGGTATCCAACTGATTGAAGCGATGCGACAACAGCAACGGGATTATCCAGTTCTCATCCTTACCGCTAGAGACACTTGGCAAGATAAAGTCGAAGGACTCGATGCCGGTGCCGATGATTACCTTACCAAGCCCTTTCACCCACAAGAATTGTTAGCACGAGTAAAAGCGCTCATTCGCCGAGCTGCGGGGAAAGCCAGTCCTGTATTAGAAAATGGCCCGCTCACAATCAATACCAGCGCCGCTGAAGTACGTTTGAGCAATCAACTGATTAACCTGAGTGCTTCGGAATATCGGCTATTGGAATACCTGATGTTACATCAAGGCGCGGTGCAGTCTAAAACGGTATTGATTGAACATCTTTATGACCAGGATTTTGATTTGGATTCAAACGTCATAGAGGTTTTCATTCGCCGTTTGCGTCGTAAGCTCGATCCGGATAATGCACTGGGTTTGATAGAAACGTTGCGGGGTCAAGGATATCGAATGAATAGCGTCGGCGATAAGGTCAAGGAATGACTGACACCAAGTCCGAACATCAACATTGGCAATGGCTGACAGGCTCCCTTAAAGCAAGACTAATCGCCAGCGCTGTGTTGTTAAATCTGGTGTTGTTGCCGCTCATTGGCGTCACGCTGGCCGATGCCTTTCGTGTGCAGATGACCGATGCTGTAAAAGATGAACTCAGTGCGACACTCTACGGCATTCTGGCACTTACCGAAGTACAGCAGGGAAAGCTTGAATTGCCACAGCTGCTGCAAGACAGTCAGTTTAATGTGGATCAATCCGGACTCTACGCCATCATTACCGACAATGATCAGGATGATGTTCTGTGGCACTCGCAATCTTTTATTGGCTTTTCCTTGCCGGATAATCTTCTTACCCCGCCATTAGGTGAAAGCCAGTTTGGTGAAATCATGTTAAATGGCAAGCCTCATTTTATTTTGAGTTTCAGTGCGAGTTTTGCATCTGCCTCTCCCGGTGGGAGCGATCTTCCATTCTGCGTGCACATATTGAAATCCACCGTCAGTTTTGAAGCGACACAGCAAGAGTTCCGGCATCAACTTTGGCGCTGGCTGGCATTACTGATGCTGGCATTACTGTTGATCCAAGGCGGCTGGTTATGGTGGACCCTAAAACCACTTGCGCGCTTTCGCAGCGAACTGCTGGCGGTGCAACAGGGAAAACAGCAACGTCTTGGCAGCCATTACCCACTTGAGTTGGAGCAAGTAGCTAAACAACTCAACACATTGATCAGTAACGAGTTAAATCAACGTCAACGTTATCGCAATGCCTTATCTGATTTGGCCCATAGTCTGAAGACACCGCTGGCAGTCCTCAGTAGTATCAAATCCTTGCCTGCGGAAGCACAGGAGCCAATCAATAATATCAATACCAATATCAGCCACCAGCTCAAACGCGCACAGGCGGCGGGCAATTCCGCCTGGTATCGGAGTGTGAATGTAGTGCCTTTAGCGGAAAAATTATTGCGAACACTCAAAAAAATTCATCAGCAGAAGTCCTTGCAGGTAAACCTTCACATAGACAACGAGGCACTCTTTTTTGGTGACGAGGCTGATTTTAGTGAGATCCTCGGGAATCTGCTCGATAATGCCTTTAAAGCAGCAAAAAATCAGCTAACGGTATCGATAGTTAGTGATAAGCAATGTTTAAGGCTGCAGGTAGAGGATGATGGTTCAGGAGTCGATGCCCAACAACGTGAGCGGATCTTTCAACGTGGCGTTCGCGCCGATACTTATAAACAAGGCCATGGTATCGGATTGGCGATAGTAAAAGATTTACTGCACAGTTATCAGGGTAGCTGGCAGATAGACACCTCACCCACCCTTGGTGGAGCACGGTTTAGCGTCACCCTCCCACATTATCGACAGGCAGAGGTATAACCTAAATTGGCTTTCAGCTTATGTTCATCTTGTGTTTTATAAGCTGTAACACAACAACGGAAAAGTATGGCGGACTCGCCATTCCGGGCTTGAAAGCGGAGGCAGATATGAACACTCTCAGCCAATATGCAAAACGCATCATAACGCGTTTAGCATTGCCACTCATGTTGGCAATCACCGTCGTTGGCTACAGCAATAGCGCGATGAGTGCCGAGGAAGTTAACAGCAAATACTATAGTGATGCGCAGTTAGCTCAAATGTTGGCACCTATCGCCTTGTATCCAGACACCCTATTAACCCATGTGCTCATTGCCAGCAGCTATCCACTTGAAGTGGTTGAAGCCCAACGCTGGCGCACACAACATAGCGACTGGAGTAATAATCGCCTGACAACTGAAGGGGCAAAGCAGGGGTGGGATCCCAGCGTTGTTGCGTTGTTGGCATTTCCCAATATTCTGAACAAAATGAGTCAGGATCTGAATTGGACCTCTGATTTAGGTGAAGCATTCGTCGCCGATGAAGGTCGGGTGATGGATAGCATCCAGGATTTGCGTCAGGCCGCCTATGATGCCGACAATCTGAAAAACGTAGCGCAAATCCAGGCATCACGGGAAAACGACCGCATTATTATCGTTCCGGCCGATCCTCAAATCATTTGGGTGCCCTATTACGATCCTCGGATTATCTATGGTACTTGGCGCTGGAGCGCTTACCCTCCCTTTTACTGGGATCCATTTCCGGGTTATGTCATCGCTCCACATACCCTGTTCTACTGGTATAACGGGGGTATTCGGATCTCGTTCAACTTTTTCTTCAGCACCTTCCGCTGGCATGAGCGCAGTGTATGGGTAGATTATGGTCATAATCACTACCGGTATGTGCCGCACCGTACTTCCATTAGCAGTGGCGGCCAGCGTTGGGTTCATCGTCCAGAACACCGTCGAGGTGTGCGTTACCAGCATGAACCCCTGCAGCAGCGATATGAGCCAGCCTATCGGCGTGATCGCGACAATAACCGTTTTGAGCAGGTTCAGCACTCTTTGCAAAATCGCCCGCAGCACTCAACGGATAAAGGAGTGAAACGCACGCAAGACTACCAGCACAATGGCAATAAAGTTACCGGGCAGACAG
This portion of the Shewanella yunxiaonensis genome encodes:
- a CDS encoding alpha-ketoglutarate-dependent dioxygenase AlkB family protein — translated: MAKIPQQSELLFDGAGERQRETFNAPPMLLVRGYLSQAQQQILWQEALMYPLQKPVVEVFGKPHPIPRTQVWFGDLGCDYLYSGMMVRALAWPKYCQRLRLMLQRDFQFQSNGVLVNRYADGRDCMGWHSDDEPELQPGSDIASVTIGAARDFDIRSRQTHEKIRLQLESGDLLLMRWPMQQQWQHALPKRLKLQEPRINFTFRQLIPYFHSQ
- a CDS encoding methyltransferase, whose translation is MMAQFSFANQVLELQRYPTNQQTNLQAWDAADEHLLHMLDERALPASVMMLNDNFGALLCALKSRQSDLRCLWISDAATSHYGAAQNLSQNCLPTADIQWLVEAPEKIDSKQLTLMKLPKNLNYFAWQLTQLSRVLPAGSELFIGAKAKSINPPLLQLIAQCFGPASASLAWKKTRVITAVADGKLRPEIAPQCWPVPEYKLQLSNLSNVFAANKLDIGARLMLQHMPQGNFQQVIDLGCGNGILGLRAAQLFPQAHIHFVDDSAQAIASAQQNWQLNNLAAEKGHFYWDDCLTNLPADIETDLILCNPPFHQGEAITDHIAWQMFVDAKQRLRAGGLLQVVGNRHLGYHVKLKRLFGNSTTVASNQKFVILQAVK
- a CDS encoding S9 family peptidase — encoded protein: MRSLLLSFCFLLLIISSATHGQELYEKYASLPIMENLSLSPDGNKLAAIYNTPNGPQVVLMDFPSVEFTPLVQLKKARDRIEYVVWSGNRYLIVALSYPEYSTGDYFRINRLYRIDLETKETRELTDKRFSQKSYYKYVNFNLVSALKNDPEHILISAYDELDKGISVYKVNLADSDFDKIIVNNYEIDSWYADNHGVVRLGLQWEKDKSTDEHKFTTWYRNADGEPMKALHTVIIGKSETFDVMGLNDDGSKAYVLSDRINNRESLWLYDIPNNKFEREVYSNPQYDLRGALINNEGELAGVFYYDDYLRQHYFSDADAKQTMLAKKLLAGMESSIVTSSRDKQRFIIEAESTSKLPTYFYVDLRTKKAGAWLSKYPLLNHEALAVPQNIKFKASDGMELNGYLTIPANIEKPPLVVFPHGGPHSRDYKYFDPFVQFFAAKGYAVLQVNFRGSEGFGNAYQTAGYYEWGKRMQRVVDDAMDYVVSNFPVSKNQACMVGASYGGYVALTEAFQQPDRYKCYVSIAGISDLEADIAHEKKMKVYVGNIIKEESRDALAALGDVSAINHIDEIKAPILLIHGTKDTQVNYHQSSDFYDKARRKIDIKYIELKDTTHYLDDPTGRTATFKALDEFLSKYL
- a CDS encoding choice-of-anchor H family protein translates to MTKVNVITSMALLLIWAGSSYAATTKSVDYKAVESADEAQLREEAVSQLQQATETNILVQTREQIIAAKVADNNSGSKSAQKISSFSAHNYYHEFSFYDVATYLLADDNYDGFYHSFSLDIDADVYGADVTESVPVYAELYLSRNGGDWMHFYTTDVFYLQGDSSYDSYQVTTSLETGYPTDHYDVLIDLYEVGYSDIVATVSSYDLNSLYALPLQSRDRDNYNNNGGALVTVNAGSMSAAGVIVLGLLAWRRR
- a CDS encoding PepSY domain-containing protein; this translates as MSLSKRNNPKEIKLLGSLILLLGLSLSSPVLHAKQPNNNRQGKPQNQLVVRSNNQAAQIVKSRYGGKVLKVESTRMNGDPGYRVKLLTENGRIIYVSVNAASGRIDK
- a CDS encoding response regulator transcription factor; protein product: MRLLLVEDDVSLQANLKQHLEEANFGVDCATDGEEGLFLASEYPYDAAIIDVGLPKLNGIQLIEAMRQQQRDYPVLILTARDTWQDKVEGLDAGADDYLTKPFHPQELLARVKALIRRAAGKASPVLENGPLTINTSAAEVRLSNQLINLSASEYRLLEYLMLHQGAVQSKTVLIEHLYDQDFDLDSNVIEVFIRRLRRKLDPDNALGLIETLRGQGYRMNSVGDKVKE
- a CDS encoding ATP-binding protein; translated protein: MTDTKSEHQHWQWLTGSLKARLIASAVLLNLVLLPLIGVTLADAFRVQMTDAVKDELSATLYGILALTEVQQGKLELPQLLQDSQFNVDQSGLYAIITDNDQDDVLWHSQSFIGFSLPDNLLTPPLGESQFGEIMLNGKPHFILSFSASFASASPGGSDLPFCVHILKSTVSFEATQQEFRHQLWRWLALLMLALLLIQGGWLWWTLKPLARFRSELLAVQQGKQQRLGSHYPLELEQVAKQLNTLISNELNQRQRYRNALSDLAHSLKTPLAVLSSIKSLPAEAQEPINNINTNISHQLKRAQAAGNSAWYRSVNVVPLAEKLLRTLKKIHQQKSLQVNLHIDNEALFFGDEADFSEILGNLLDNAFKAAKNQLTVSIVSDKQCLRLQVEDDGSGVDAQQRERIFQRGVRADTYKQGHGIGLAIVKDLLHSYQGSWQIDTSPTLGGARFSVTLPHYRQAEV
- a CDS encoding DUF3300 domain-containing protein, coding for MNTLSQYAKRIITRLALPLMLAITVVGYSNSAMSAEEVNSKYYSDAQLAQMLAPIALYPDTLLTHVLIASSYPLEVVEAQRWRTQHSDWSNNRLTTEGAKQGWDPSVVALLAFPNILNKMSQDLNWTSDLGEAFVADEGRVMDSIQDLRQAAYDADNLKNVAQIQASRENDRIIIVPADPQIIWVPYYDPRIIYGTWRWSAYPPFYWDPFPGYVIAPHTLFYWYNGGIRISFNFFFSTFRWHERSVWVDYGHNHYRYVPHRTSISSGGQRWVHRPEHRRGVRYQHEPLQQRYEPAYRRDRDNNRFEQVQHSLQNRPQHSTDKGVKRTQDYQHNGNKVTGQTGAPHKAESPKAEHKPLNTNKERPAIRTQQNRDRNNLAVEQRNNNRIAKPQQPSTVNFVGNNANRQHNQAQPQRQIAPTKSVTPTRAQQPRAEIKSQTQQRSQPVNRLEHQAQPSRSFQNSSRTHSNNGVHQKER